One window of Phycisphaeraceae bacterium genomic DNA carries:
- a CDS encoding CHAD domain-containing protein, protein MTTKPGHPAVQIGAAFPAEIAAAAIINSHGTSVIGAAREAKADRLGRRSTHELRTACRRMDEAASVFLPCLNDRVLPRLAREVVAIRKAAGKVRDWDIFLDAVNASARQGGVLKRKERRALVDAVKHIRLRKVENAAKSIGKARLAGIESLIGRLERDAFQPDGESRLYSDVAVNAITRRSEDAKEHLASVTGASVESIHSLRIAARGLRHVLEITRACTPAHLYERAASGLDDELESLGHLADLSSARATLAASRHRLERSCAEGVEALDAWLVASEQSSLESALARIESGNLARLVSELQSWADEARGTPLFANADPAANAVALVPTRADRYAVIDVGSNSVRLLVGELLTDGTYRVLDDEKESTRLGQGLMSTGMLSAQSMLRTAETIARMRGIAQGYGVSRLRVFGTSATRDATNQREFLALVRELAGVSLEVLSEEDEARAAHRSVAAGFDIGETPTAVVDIGGGSTEIVLSTKGAIEHLCSIRMGAVRLTEMFVPHDREKTVRRMRRYVRRALELALPEVPFAPNLVVGTGGTFTSLAAIASVRSESVAGAEGTELRRSEVRHLLDRLGDMSLRDRMRVPRLNPERADIIVAGAAIAEGVLRHLNANRLRVHDRGIRDGIMLEMISETERPSVPASGSRAMSAARRFAEGCRYEREHSEHVAMLSLRLFDHLLRADLLPRGVSTNECRTLLEAAAVLHDVGYLINYAGHHKHSMRLILNSAIPGFTKRQIGIIANIARYHRRAEPSGRHGSYKLLSRPDRRIVKALAAILRVADGLDRAHTQLISDISLRTRSGADGSREATLVAIASERPTTDLWGAERKAALFERVYRARLRCLWEPVESQPKSTVEQPTAKDRSRQVALRIV, encoded by the coding sequence ATGACCACGAAGCCCGGCCATCCGGCAGTCCAGATCGGTGCGGCATTCCCGGCTGAGATCGCGGCAGCCGCGATCATCAACTCGCACGGCACTTCGGTCATTGGGGCGGCGCGTGAGGCGAAAGCCGACCGGCTTGGTAGACGATCCACGCACGAACTCCGCACGGCGTGCCGCAGGATGGATGAAGCGGCCAGCGTCTTTCTTCCATGCCTGAATGACCGGGTTCTGCCGCGGCTGGCTCGCGAGGTCGTTGCGATCAGGAAGGCTGCCGGCAAGGTCCGAGATTGGGACATCTTTCTTGACGCGGTGAATGCTTCGGCGCGTCAGGGCGGCGTGCTGAAGCGGAAGGAGCGGCGTGCACTGGTTGATGCGGTCAAGCACATACGGCTTCGCAAGGTAGAGAACGCGGCAAAATCGATCGGCAAGGCCCGTTTGGCCGGAATCGAATCGCTGATCGGGCGACTGGAGAGAGACGCATTCCAGCCCGATGGCGAGTCGCGGCTTTACAGCGATGTAGCGGTCAATGCGATCACGCGCAGGAGCGAGGATGCGAAGGAGCATTTGGCGAGCGTTACCGGCGCGAGTGTTGAGTCGATCCACTCGCTCCGCATCGCTGCACGAGGGCTGCGTCATGTGCTTGAGATCACACGCGCATGCACTCCCGCGCATCTCTACGAGCGTGCGGCATCGGGGCTTGATGACGAGCTCGAGTCGCTCGGGCACCTCGCGGATCTCTCTTCGGCACGCGCAACCCTCGCGGCGAGTCGTCATCGCCTGGAGCGTTCGTGCGCGGAGGGTGTTGAAGCACTTGATGCCTGGTTGGTCGCTTCCGAGCAGTCGAGTCTTGAATCTGCACTGGCACGCATCGAGTCGGGCAATCTTGCTCGACTTGTCTCGGAGCTGCAATCGTGGGCGGATGAGGCCCGTGGAACACCCCTTTTCGCGAACGCAGATCCGGCGGCGAACGCGGTGGCGCTCGTTCCGACCCGGGCCGATCGATACGCGGTTATCGATGTCGGGAGCAACAGTGTCCGCTTGCTGGTGGGCGAGTTGCTCACGGATGGAACGTACCGCGTGCTCGACGACGAGAAGGAGAGCACCCGTCTGGGACAAGGGCTGATGTCCACGGGGATGCTCTCCGCGCAGTCGATGCTTCGCACGGCTGAGACAATCGCGAGGATGAGGGGGATCGCGCAGGGGTACGGGGTCTCTCGACTGCGGGTCTTCGGGACTTCAGCGACGCGTGATGCGACGAACCAGCGTGAGTTTCTCGCGCTCGTGCGAGAGCTGGCGGGTGTCTCCTTGGAAGTGCTGAGCGAGGAGGACGAGGCGAGGGCCGCTCATCGGAGTGTCGCGGCTGGCTTCGACATCGGTGAAACCCCGACTGCGGTGGTCGATATCGGGGGCGGGAGCACGGAGATCGTGCTCTCGACCAAGGGGGCGATAGAGCACCTCTGCTCGATCCGGATGGGAGCGGTCCGTCTGACAGAGATGTTTGTACCGCACGATCGAGAGAAAACGGTGCGTCGCATGCGCCGGTATGTGCGCCGAGCCCTTGAGCTCGCACTGCCGGAGGTGCCGTTTGCGCCGAATCTGGTCGTAGGCACCGGCGGGACCTTCACCTCTCTCGCTGCGATAGCGAGTGTGCGTTCTGAGTCTGTCGCCGGTGCCGAAGGAACGGAATTGAGACGATCCGAGGTCCGGCACCTGCTCGACCGCCTCGGTGATATGTCGCTGCGCGACCGCATGCGAGTTCCGCGTCTGAACCCTGAGCGGGCGGACATCATCGTTGCAGGAGCGGCGATCGCCGAGGGTGTGCTGAGGCATCTCAACGCGAATCGGCTTCGGGTTCATGATCGGGGGATCCGCGATGGGATCATGCTCGAAATGATCTCCGAGACGGAACGCCCGTCCGTGCCGGCAAGCGGCTCGCGTGCCATGTCCGCAGCAAGGCGGTTTGCCGAGGGGTGTCGTTACGAACGGGAGCACTCGGAGCATGTGGCGATGCTCTCCCTGCGGCTGTTCGATCATCTGCTGCGGGCGGATCTGCTTCCGCGAGGCGTATCGACGAACGAGTGCAGGACGCTTCTGGAAGCGGCTGCCGTGCTCCACGATGTCGGCTATCTGATCAATTACGCAGGGCACCACAAGCACAGCATGCGGCTGATTCTGAACAGCGCGATTCCGGGCTTTACGAAGAGGCAGATCGGCATCATCGCGAACATCGCACGGTATCACCGCCGGGCCGAACCGTCCGGACGTCATGGGTCGTACAAGTTGCTCTCGCGCCCTGATCGTCGGATCGTCAAGGCGTTGGCGGCGATTCTCCGTGTCGCAGACGGACTCGACCGCGCTCACACACAGCTTATCAGCGATATCTCCCTCCGCACGAGATCGGGTGCCGACGGCTCACGCGAAGCAACGCTGGTGGCCATCGCGAGCGAACGCCCGACCACAGACCTTTGGGGCGCAGAGCGAAAGGCCGCGCTGTTCGAGCGCGTCTACAGGGCCCGGCTGCGGTGTCTCTGGGAACCGGTCGAGTCCCAGCCGAAGAGCACCGTCGAACAGCCGACGGCCAAAGATCGTTCGCGCCAGGTTGCGTTGCGAATCGTGTGA
- a CDS encoding efflux RND transporter periplasmic adaptor subunit yields MDLEGRPGIRWRLWTLPVIAAMGCLATTRAAHQPSEELLGPFPAISRPSDFRELAVAVRGRVDRVLVKPGDEVSPGDELLMLEDAVQRRTIELARIASTDDSNVRNASLLRDHWAEEVRLTTASNQQGGASENEVRDARLKLGQSEIALDSARLRLTEASIELERELARLDEMRVVSPIKGVVLEVHKRKGETADEQTKVLTIVATDPLWLEVNVPTREAMRLRVGDTARVLWQDLAEDAEQTGRVIFISPTGHAGARQVQVRIEIENDRDLPSGLHGNVMFLSPSGVSGKRAGP; encoded by the coding sequence ATGGACCTCGAAGGGCGACCGGGAATCCGGTGGCGATTGTGGACTCTGCCAGTCATTGCAGCCATGGGCTGTCTCGCGACGACGCGTGCCGCCCACCAACCCTCGGAAGAACTGCTCGGGCCGTTCCCAGCCATATCCCGCCCGTCGGACTTCCGTGAACTCGCCGTTGCCGTGCGCGGAAGAGTGGATCGGGTCTTGGTGAAGCCAGGTGACGAGGTCTCACCCGGAGACGAGCTGCTCATGCTCGAAGATGCCGTCCAGCGACGCACGATCGAGCTGGCAAGGATCGCATCAACCGACGATTCGAACGTCCGAAACGCGTCGCTCTTGCGCGATCACTGGGCGGAAGAGGTTCGCTTGACCACCGCTTCGAATCAACAGGGCGGCGCAAGTGAGAACGAGGTTCGAGACGCCAGACTCAAACTCGGACAGTCAGAGATCGCGCTCGACTCTGCGCGGCTCAGACTCACCGAGGCGAGCATCGAACTGGAACGGGAACTCGCACGACTCGACGAGATGCGAGTCGTTTCACCGATCAAAGGGGTCGTTCTTGAGGTTCACAAGCGAAAGGGTGAGACCGCCGACGAGCAGACCAAGGTCCTGACGATCGTGGCGACGGACCCGCTCTGGCTCGAAGTCAACGTGCCGACACGCGAGGCCATGCGCCTGAGGGTCGGCGACACCGCCCGTGTGCTCTGGCAGGATCTCGCCGAAGACGCCGAACAGACCGGACGCGTGATCTTCATCTCCCCTACCGGGCACGCGGGGGCGCGGCAGGTCCAGGTGAGGATCGAGATCGAGAACGACCGTGACCTTCCAAGCGGCCTGCACGGAAACGTGATGTTCCTTTCACCCTCTGGGGTAAGCGGAAAACGTGCTGGACCCTGA
- a CDS encoding EAL domain-containing protein, which produces MSDAEMRVVVPPLTMHYQPVVDLQTGAVAGAEALMRFVAPDGSLVSPAQDGLIDRIENDPIAVVEMMERLFDCLVKDASPLFDRVPGFYMSVNVPPSVLGTGHIARIMAASGMERHRTRLVAEITERQALTDVGRDALARSRAAGIRVAVDDFGTGQSGLAQLMGLEFDILKIDRSQVQPLLKSVTAERLLRGVVALAGPLRVRLTAEGVETKEQAFFLRAAGVDYGQGWYWSKATPIDEFERAMSMGYAKTLQFDA; this is translated from the coding sequence ATGAGTGATGCCGAGATGCGTGTGGTCGTGCCCCCGTTGACTATGCACTACCAGCCGGTTGTTGACCTGCAGACGGGGGCGGTCGCGGGTGCGGAGGCGTTGATGCGGTTCGTGGCTCCAGACGGCTCGCTCGTCTCGCCCGCTCAAGACGGCCTGATCGACCGCATCGAGAACGATCCGATCGCGGTTGTTGAGATGATGGAACGGCTGTTCGACTGCCTCGTGAAAGACGCTTCGCCTCTCTTCGACCGTGTGCCCGGCTTCTATATGAGCGTCAACGTGCCGCCCTCTGTGCTTGGAACAGGGCACATCGCCCGGATCATGGCCGCCTCTGGGATGGAGCGGCACAGGACACGCCTCGTCGCGGAGATCACCGAACGCCAGGCGCTGACCGATGTCGGCCGAGATGCGCTCGCGAGGTCGCGCGCAGCAGGTATCCGCGTGGCCGTTGATGACTTTGGAACGGGCCAGAGCGGTCTGGCTCAACTGATGGGACTTGAGTTCGACATTCTGAAGATCGATCGCTCTCAGGTGCAGCCGCTGCTGAAGAGCGTGACGGCGGAGCGGCTTCTTCGTGGCGTCGTCGCCCTGGCCGGACCGCTCAGGGTTCGGTTGACCGCCGAGGGTGTCGAGACGAAAGAACAAGCGTTCTTCCTCCGCGCCGCCGGCGTGGACTATGGGCAGGGGTGGTACTGGAGCAAGGCGACACCGATCGACGAGTTCGAGCGTGCGATGAGCATGGGGTACGCGAAGACACTGCAATTCGACGCATGA
- a CDS encoding DUF3467 domain-containing protein produces the protein MSEAGNDQSRQIQLRIDESKMNTTYANTIRTSTTADEVVMDFGMNLPMQVAENQQAIMFNVGSRVIMNWAGAKRLAISLGQVVRQYEDRNGQIQIGPVSRQDGDGPKLSQ, from the coding sequence ATGTCAGAAGCCGGCAACGACCAGTCTCGTCAGATTCAGCTCCGGATCGACGAGTCCAAGATGAACACGACCTATGCGAACACGATCAGAACCTCGACAACTGCGGACGAGGTTGTGATGGACTTCGGCATGAACCTCCCCATGCAGGTCGCCGAGAACCAGCAGGCGATTATGTTCAACGTGGGCAGCCGCGTGATCATGAACTGGGCCGGCGCAAAGCGTCTGGCCATCAGTCTCGGGCAGGTCGTGCGCCAGTACGAAGACAGGAACGGCCAGATCCAGATTGGCCCTGTCAGCCGTCAGGATGGCGACGGCCCGAAGCTCTCTCAGTGA
- a CDS encoding HlyD family efflux transporter periplasmic adaptor subunit, producing MSAETPAVGSPERSHADAPPREASDVAPLVSFLDSLLKRQIALGHADAGLIWLFATPSRQAGTVAIHQDPERPLHRAWSRAVSHVIDRHAPSIVSMEEGTPRVRIEPVSVDPDDSVYRSDRGHLAVLIPLIAEGAVEGVSALVIAGSDRRAASEAGLRASLAASAFETYLWRENALREAEGRARLRETLELLDASIQGQSTSAVCAILCHELRRRFGCVRVSLGLVRGDSVRLVGMSGTDTIDRKAPAAEPIESAMEECAAQDVELEYPQPEHAEQSPMTRRVVRSHELLSMKAGPSAIVSLPLRIEGDLVGVLVLERASNDPFPAGAISLLRLLAEFIGPCVHTRRLADRGVFAVARDRVGDLARAAVGPRHTAAKAVCLLLALILAGLAAIPIPDRVRSTAEVRAVTTRTIPPPFSGYLSETLVRPGDFVQAGDVIGRMDTTELSLQLEQEIGRRETLATERDSAHATGDLAAWRRASKGVEETEAKIGLLRSYLTRSEIRAPIAGQISRGDLRDFLGARVEPTTALFEIVTPDRMVVTQIDERDIGRVRPGQSGWMTTSASPGTRIPLRIVRINPSAEPTEGANIYTAEADVLEHDRFLQPGMRGHVRLESGWTTGLTMLTRPIVDEIRLRLWW from the coding sequence ATGAGCGCTGAGACCCCGGCCGTCGGATCACCGGAGCGGAGCCATGCGGATGCCCCCCCTCGAGAGGCGTCCGATGTGGCTCCGCTCGTGTCGTTCCTGGATTCGCTGCTCAAACGCCAGATCGCGCTCGGACACGCAGACGCGGGGCTGATCTGGCTCTTCGCGACACCGAGCCGGCAGGCCGGCACTGTCGCGATACACCAAGACCCGGAGCGGCCGCTTCACCGCGCCTGGTCCCGGGCCGTCTCACACGTGATCGATCGGCACGCGCCTTCCATCGTCTCAATGGAGGAAGGCACGCCAAGAGTTCGGATCGAGCCAGTCAGCGTTGATCCAGATGATTCCGTCTACCGATCCGATCGCGGACATCTGGCCGTGCTCATCCCGCTGATCGCTGAGGGGGCTGTGGAGGGCGTCTCGGCGCTGGTCATCGCAGGCAGTGACAGACGGGCCGCCTCAGAGGCAGGCCTCAGGGCATCGCTCGCGGCGAGCGCGTTCGAAACCTACCTCTGGCGAGAGAATGCCCTGCGCGAAGCCGAGGGCAGAGCTCGCCTGCGAGAAACACTCGAACTCCTCGATGCTTCCATCCAGGGCCAGAGCACCAGTGCAGTCTGCGCGATCCTCTGCCACGAGCTGCGACGCCGATTCGGTTGCGTCAGGGTCTCCCTCGGACTCGTGCGTGGCGACTCCGTCCGCCTTGTCGGCATGAGCGGCACCGACACGATCGATCGAAAGGCCCCGGCAGCAGAGCCCATCGAGTCCGCGATGGAAGAGTGTGCGGCACAAGATGTCGAGCTCGAGTACCCGCAGCCCGAGCACGCGGAGCAGTCGCCCATGACGCGTCGGGTCGTTCGCTCGCACGAACTCCTCTCGATGAAGGCCGGTCCATCCGCGATCGTCAGTTTGCCTCTACGTATCGAGGGCGATCTCGTGGGCGTCTTGGTCCTGGAGCGTGCGAGCAACGATCCCTTCCCCGCTGGTGCGATCTCGCTCCTGCGACTGCTCGCAGAGTTCATCGGCCCGTGCGTTCACACAAGACGGTTGGCAGACCGGGGAGTCTTCGCGGTCGCAAGAGACCGGGTCGGTGATCTGGCACGAGCCGCCGTCGGCCCGAGACATACGGCCGCGAAAGCCGTCTGCCTGTTGCTCGCGCTCATTCTCGCCGGATTGGCGGCGATACCGATCCCAGACCGGGTCCGTTCAACCGCGGAGGTGCGAGCGGTCACAACGAGAACGATCCCGCCTCCGTTCTCCGGCTACCTCTCCGAGACCCTGGTACGCCCCGGCGACTTTGTCCAAGCGGGAGATGTCATCGGCCGGATGGACACCACGGAACTCTCCCTGCAACTTGAGCAGGAGATCGGTCGTCGCGAGACGCTCGCCACTGAGCGGGACAGCGCACACGCCACCGGCGACCTCGCAGCATGGCGCCGCGCATCCAAAGGCGTCGAAGAAACCGAGGCAAAGATCGGCCTGCTGCGGAGCTACCTCACTCGATCCGAGATACGCGCGCCGATCGCAGGACAGATCAGCAGAGGCGATCTTCGTGACTTTCTCGGGGCCCGCGTTGAGCCGACAACCGCTCTGTTTGAGATCGTCACGCCGGACCGTATGGTCGTGACACAGATCGACGAGCGCGACATCGGTCGGGTCAGACCGGGACAATCCGGATGGATGACAACCTCTGCCTCGCCCGGCACACGCATCCCTCTCCGCATCGTGCGAATCAACCCATCCGCAGAGCCCACCGAGGGCGCGAATATCTACACGGCCGAAGCGGATGTGCTCGAGCACGATCGCTTCCTTCAGCCGGGCATGCGTGGGCATGTGCGCCTCGAAAGCGGATGGACGACCGGCCTCACGATGCTGACTCGACCGATTGTCGATGAGATACGCCTACGGCTATGGTGGTGA